In Equus quagga isolate Etosha38 chromosome 14, UCLA_HA_Equagga_1.0, whole genome shotgun sequence, one DNA window encodes the following:
- the PTGER1 gene encoding prostaglandin E2 receptor EP1 subtype isoform X1 — protein sequence MAPGPASLTCPAPLSAAPAPAPDMSRCGPLNLSLAGEATTCATPAAPNASAGQAAGLAGASPALPIFSMTLGAVSNVLALALLAQASGRLRRRRSAATFLLFVASLMATDLAGHVIPGALVLRLYTAGRAPAGGACHFLGGCMVFFGLCPLLLGCGMAVERCVGVTRPLLHAARVSAARARLALAGLAALALAVALLPLARVGRYELQYPGTWCFIGLGPAGGWRQALLAGLFAGLGLAALLSALVCNTLSGLALLRARWRRRSRRRPPASGSDGRRPWGARGPRSASASSASSVASASGGSPGRGSARRARAHDVEMVGQLVGIMVVSCICWSPLLVLVVLAVGGWGASSLQRPLFLAVRLASWNQILDPWVYILLRQAVLRQLLRLLPLRAGAKGGPAGLGPTRSAWEASSLRSSRHGSLSHF from the exons ATGGCGCCGGGCCCGGCCAGCCTCACCTGTCCTGCCCCCCTCTCCGCAGCCCCAGCCCCGGCACCCGACATGAGCCGGTGCGGGCCCCTCAACCTGAGCCTGGCGGGAGAGGCCACCACGTGTGCGACGCCCGCGGCCCCCAACGCGTCGGCCGGGCAGGCGGCGGGCCTGGCGGGCGCGTCGCCGGCGCTGCCCATCTTCTCCATGACGCTGGGCGCCGTGTCCAATGTGCTGGCGCTGGCGCTGCTGGCGCAGGCCTCGGGCCGCCTGCGGCGCCGCCGCTCGGCCGCCACCTTCCTGCTGTTCGTCGCCAGCCTGATGGCCACCGACCTGGCGGGCCACGTGATCCCGGGCGCGCTGGTGCTGCGTCTGTACACGGCGGGCCGCGCGCCGGCGGGCGGCGCCTGCCACTTCCTGGGCGGCTGCATGGTCTTCTTCGGCCTGTGCCCGCTGCTGCTGGGCTGCGGCATGGCCGTGGAGCGCTGCGTGGGCGTCACGCGGCCGCTGCTGCACGCGGCGCGCGTCTCGGCGGCGCGCGCGCGCCTGGCGCTGGCGGGGCTGGCGGCCTTGGCCCTGGCCGTGGCGCTGCTGCCGCTGGCGCGCGTGGGCCGCTACGAGCTGCAGTACCCGGGCACGTGGTGCTTCATCGGCCTGGGCCCGGCGGGCGGCTGGCGCCAGGCGCTGCTCGCCGGCCTCTTCGCCGGCCTCGGCCTGGCCGCGCTGCTCTCCGCGCTCGTGTGCAACACGCTCAGCGGCCTGGCCCTGCTCCGCGCCCGCTGGCGCCGCCGCTCTCGACGGCGCCCCCCGGCCTCCGGCTCAGACGGCCGCCGTCCCTGGGGGGCGCGCGGACCCCGCTCGGCCTCCGCCTCGTCTGCCTCGTCCGTCGCTTCGGCCTCCGGCGGCTCCCCAGGCCGTGGCTCAGCGCGCAGGGCCCGCGCCCACGACGTGGAGATGGTGGGCCAGCTCGTGGGCATCATGGTGGTGTCGTGTATCTGCTGGAGCCCGCTGCTG GTGCTGGTGGTGCTGGCTGTTGGGGGCTGGGGCGCCAGCTCCCTGCAGCGGCCGCTGTTTTTGGCCGTGCGCCTCGCCTCGTGGAACCAGATCCTAGACCCCTGGGTGTACATCCTGCTGCGCCAGGCCGTGCTGCGCCAGCTGCTTCGCCTCCTGCCCCTGAGGGCTGGCGCCAAGGGCGGCCCCGCGGGGCTGGGTCCAACCCGGAGCGCCTGGGAGGCCAGCTCGCTGCGCAGCTCCCGGCACGGTAGTCTCAGCCACTTCTAG
- the GIPC1 gene encoding PDZ domain-containing protein GIPC1: MPLGLGRRKKAPPLVENEEAEPGRGGLGVGEPGPLGGVAGGPHAGLPPPPPALRPRLVFHTQLAHGSPTGRIEGFTNVKELYGKIAEAFRLPAAEVMFCTLNTHKVDMDKLLGGQIGLEDFIFAHVKGQRKEVEVFKSEEALGLTITDNGAGYAFIKRIKEGSVIDHIQLISVGDMIEAINGQSLLGCRHYEVARLLKELPRGRTFTLKLTEPRKAFDMISVRSGGGRPGAGPQLGTGRGTLRLRSRGPATVEDMPSAFEEKAIEKVDDLLESYMGIRDTELAATMVELGKDKKNPDELAEALDERLGDFAFPDEFVFDVWGAIGDAKVGRY; encoded by the exons ATGCCGCTGGGACTGGGGCGGCGGAAGAAGGCGCCGCCTCTGGTGGAGAATGAGGAGGCCGAGCCGGGCCGTGGCGGGCTGGGCGTGGGGGAGCCGGGGCCGCTGGGCGGCGTGGCAGGGGGGCCCCACGCGggcctgccgccgccgccgcccgcgctgCGGCCCCGCCTCGTCTTCCACACGCAGCTGGCCCACGGCAGCCCCACCGGCCGTATCGAGGGCTTCACCAACGTCAAGGAGCTCTACGGCAAGATCGCCGAGGCCTTCCGGCTGCCGGCCGCCGAG GTGATGTTCTGCACCCTCAACACCCACAAAGTGGACATGGACAAGCTCCTGGGGGGCCAGATTGGGCTGGAGGACTTCATCTTCGCCCATGTCAAGGGGCAGCGCAAGGAGGTGGAGGTTTTCAAGTCGGAGGAGGCGCTGGGGCTCACCATCACGGACAACGGAGCCGGCTACGCCTTCATCAAG CGCATTAAGGAGGGCAGCGTGATTGACCACATCCAGCTCATCAGCGTGGGGGACATGATCGAGGCCATCAACGGGCAGAGCCTGCTGGGCTGCCGGCACTACGAGGTGGCCCGGCTCCTCAAGGAGCTGCCCCGGGGCCGCACCTTCACGCTGAAGCTCACGGAGCCCCGCAAGGCCTTTG ACATGATCAGCGTCCGCTCCGGGGGTGGCCGCCCTGGTGCTGGCCCCCAGCTGGGCACTGGCCGAGGGACACTCCGGCTCCGATCGAGGGGCCCTGCCACGGTAGAGGACATG CCCTCGGCCTTCGAGGAGAAGGCCATTGAGAAGGTGGACGATCTGCTGGAGAGTTACATGGGCATCAGGGACACGGAGCTGG CGGCCACCATGGTAGAGCTTGGAAAGGACAAAAAGAACCCAGATGAGCTGGCCGAGGCCCTGGACGAACGGCTTGGTGACTTCGCCTTTCCTGATGAGTTCGTCTTTGACGTCTGGGGGGCCATTGGGGACGCCAAGGTTGGCCGTTACTAG
- the PTGER1 gene encoding prostaglandin E2 receptor EP1 subtype isoform X2, with the protein MSRCGPLNLSLAGEATTCATPAAPNASAGQAAGLAGASPALPIFSMTLGAVSNVLALALLAQASGRLRRRRSAATFLLFVASLMATDLAGHVIPGALVLRLYTAGRAPAGGACHFLGGCMVFFGLCPLLLGCGMAVERCVGVTRPLLHAARVSAARARLALAGLAALALAVALLPLARVGRYELQYPGTWCFIGLGPAGGWRQALLAGLFAGLGLAALLSALVCNTLSGLALLRARWRRRSRRRPPASGSDGRRPWGARGPRSASASSASSVASASGGSPGRGSARRARAHDVEMVGQLVGIMVVSCICWSPLLVLVVLAVGGWGASSLQRPLFLAVRLASWNQILDPWVYILLRQAVLRQLLRLLPLRAGAKGGPAGLGPTRSAWEASSLRSSRHGSLSHF; encoded by the exons ATGAGCCGGTGCGGGCCCCTCAACCTGAGCCTGGCGGGAGAGGCCACCACGTGTGCGACGCCCGCGGCCCCCAACGCGTCGGCCGGGCAGGCGGCGGGCCTGGCGGGCGCGTCGCCGGCGCTGCCCATCTTCTCCATGACGCTGGGCGCCGTGTCCAATGTGCTGGCGCTGGCGCTGCTGGCGCAGGCCTCGGGCCGCCTGCGGCGCCGCCGCTCGGCCGCCACCTTCCTGCTGTTCGTCGCCAGCCTGATGGCCACCGACCTGGCGGGCCACGTGATCCCGGGCGCGCTGGTGCTGCGTCTGTACACGGCGGGCCGCGCGCCGGCGGGCGGCGCCTGCCACTTCCTGGGCGGCTGCATGGTCTTCTTCGGCCTGTGCCCGCTGCTGCTGGGCTGCGGCATGGCCGTGGAGCGCTGCGTGGGCGTCACGCGGCCGCTGCTGCACGCGGCGCGCGTCTCGGCGGCGCGCGCGCGCCTGGCGCTGGCGGGGCTGGCGGCCTTGGCCCTGGCCGTGGCGCTGCTGCCGCTGGCGCGCGTGGGCCGCTACGAGCTGCAGTACCCGGGCACGTGGTGCTTCATCGGCCTGGGCCCGGCGGGCGGCTGGCGCCAGGCGCTGCTCGCCGGCCTCTTCGCCGGCCTCGGCCTGGCCGCGCTGCTCTCCGCGCTCGTGTGCAACACGCTCAGCGGCCTGGCCCTGCTCCGCGCCCGCTGGCGCCGCCGCTCTCGACGGCGCCCCCCGGCCTCCGGCTCAGACGGCCGCCGTCCCTGGGGGGCGCGCGGACCCCGCTCGGCCTCCGCCTCGTCTGCCTCGTCCGTCGCTTCGGCCTCCGGCGGCTCCCCAGGCCGTGGCTCAGCGCGCAGGGCCCGCGCCCACGACGTGGAGATGGTGGGCCAGCTCGTGGGCATCATGGTGGTGTCGTGTATCTGCTGGAGCCCGCTGCTG GTGCTGGTGGTGCTGGCTGTTGGGGGCTGGGGCGCCAGCTCCCTGCAGCGGCCGCTGTTTTTGGCCGTGCGCCTCGCCTCGTGGAACCAGATCCTAGACCCCTGGGTGTACATCCTGCTGCGCCAGGCCGTGCTGCGCCAGCTGCTTCGCCTCCTGCCCCTGAGGGCTGGCGCCAAGGGCGGCCCCGCGGGGCTGGGTCCAACCCGGAGCGCCTGGGAGGCCAGCTCGCTGCGCAGCTCCCGGCACGGTAGTCTCAGCCACTTCTAG